A region from the Drosophila ananassae strain 14024-0371.13 chromosome 2L, ASM1763931v2, whole genome shotgun sequence genome encodes:
- the LOC6501174 gene encoding WD repeat-containing protein 55 homolog yields the protein MHTHNHFKTPSDAEEVDDLDDEMVMGVIAEIEQEVLFESDSDDDGFGAEQLGAPPPDDDNDQISSSDDSFDPNAEDSDSDDSMQHEEQAQATSAKRRKDDDGPSGSNRDVETNFDLDLEDETDETVRAIIAAIKKPRSAPPEIKLEDFVTDISFHPERNIIALATIIGDVHLYEYANEGNKLIRTIEVHSKACRDVEFTEDGRNLLTCSKDKCVMVTDMETEKLKKLYETAHDDAINTLHVLNENLFATGDDAGTVKLWDLRTKQHVFELKQIDDQVTQLLSNEQNTLLLATSADGYLTTFNIPGRKLYVQSEPYEEELNCMGIYRGDSKLVVGTSKGKLYSYNWGSFGYHCDMYPGIKSPISLMIPITDRIACVAGEDGNIRACHITPYRNLGVVGQHNMPIEALDVNSTGELLASSSHNNDVRFWNVKYFEDFGDIKYNEKHNAYKEQRHNLPSSKCTNTGDFFADLAKQEDDEDDDAT from the exons ATGCACAC GCATAATCACTTCAAGACACCGTCGGATGCGGAAGAAGTTGACGATTTGGACGACGAGATGGTAATGGGCGTGATAGCAGAGATTGAACAGGAAGTTCTCTTTGAATCGGACAGTGACGACGACGGCTTCGGAGCGGAACAATTGGGTGCTCCTCCGCCAGATGATGATAATGACCAAATTAGCAGCAGCGATGACAGCTTCGATCCAAATGCAGaggattccgattccgatgaTTCCATGCAACACGAGGAACAGGCCCAGGCGACAAGCGCCAAGCGTCGCAAGGATGACGATGGTCCGTCGGGCAGCAACCGGGACGTAGAAACCAATTTTGATTTGGATCTGGAGGACGAAACAGACGAGACAGTGCGTGCCATAATTGCAGCTATCAAGAAACCCCGCAGTGCTCCACCAGAGATCAAGCTGGAGGACTTTGTTACAGATATTTCCTTCCATCCAGAGCGCAATATCATTGCCCTGGCCACTATTATTGGTGATGTGCATCTGTACGAGTACGCCAATGAAGGCAACAAACTGATCCGCACCATTGAAGTGCATTCAAAGGCCTGTCGGGATGTGGAGTTTACAGAAGACGGACGAAATCTGCTTACCTGTTCCAAGGACAAGTGTGTAATGGTAACCGACATGGAGACGGAGAAACTGAAGAAGCTTTATGAGACGGCTCACGATGATGCCATTAACACATTGCATGTCCTAAATGAGAACCTCTTTGCCACGGGAGATGATGCGGGCACAGTGAAGCTCTGGGATCTGCGCACCAAGCAGCATGTGTTTGAGCTGAAGCAGATAGATGATCAAGTGACCCAGTTGCTATCCAATGAACAGAATACGCTGCTTCTGGCCACCAGCGCGGACGGATACCTCACCACCTTCAATATCCCCGGCCGCAAGTTGTACGTACAGTCGGAGCCCTACGAAGAGGAGCTCAACTGCATGGGTATCTATCGCGGCGACTCTAAGCTTGTTGTGGGCACTTCCAAGGGAAAACTGTACAGCTACAATTGGGGCTCCTTCGGGTACCACTGTGACATGTATCCTGGTATTAAGAGTCCCATTAGCCTGATGATTCCAATCACCGATAGAATCGCCTGTGTGGCTGGAGAGGATGGCAATATACGCGCCTGCCACATCACGCCGTACCGAAATCTGGGTGTAGTGGGGCAGCACAACATGCCCATCGAGGCATTGGATGTTAATAGCACCGGTGAGCTTTTGGCATCGTCTTCACACAACAACGACGTTCGCTTCTGGAACGTAAAGTATTTCGAAGACTTTGGGGACATCAAGTACAACGAGAAACACAATGCCTATAAGGAACAACGGCATAACTTGCCCTCCTCGAAGTGCACCAACACGGGGGATTTCTTCGCCGACCTGGCAAAGCAGGAGGATGATGAGGATGACGACGCTACATAG
- the LOC6499414 gene encoding uncharacterized protein LOC6499414: MENEQEELRHHPRVTMSFSSPSAQETHSPQFMMLPDGYMLFNPFMTAPVPQSTSPSPSSFTALVAPRREVSTSSGYEPTPPVRCEKCSLVSNLCRCHCADSTQNQSQDSSPQFVELPSSSTATSRNRQAEQKKTEPLNLQHESDDAADEVVVSINGTWPAAAMEEHAMDATAVVYEQPSSSLQLSNSFDDVTSSASDTEHVQFANTRTTNTTTTTSAVQAHKKKPNRSSDASSNSSSSGSGGSGVELDATPSTSAQARRQQVDRFSYRRARVLEPENESSDDGWDLRMHNSAAQSGPAVTVIRGNGRREIQADGHGDHTYFNSRRPDSTYRPAASCSTATHTTCSVDYGSRMRQNTASPSTTSTDQDQLEAEQPQPQPMRLSSGRGNSGALWNRARPTDESAPPRKNPRLDNERESPPSSSTKLSPTNFNAFQPGRSRHRTFAELGTSNAARPSDQSSNGSCVITYVGRPRERQSTGEPNNLPSTSSGRRGNLNNSNTNSNRGDAVLTAPDLQLDDWSSDSNEDDDDVVFVHSTREPILSIDLTSDDDGGIANERPQREERVRQTQNGRSSESGRERLPEGTLQDELRREIQRWGGPERDEDWNALDARDERRPIFNYAYPLPYPRRSERRSEAGEDGTSAFAFYSGALANRPAITDHNYSYELDQLLDHSSRHYYPPPRCSSMDPQRYFQPISEQPPMWVLGTPHPPPAPGPVPAPVSAPLPPPESLASGAVASTASSSNGSTSSSQPVRRRRSSPANVYHRYQPYYVPHYAITPLPTVMEAVYSPSPLQSLPSTHSHPHPHTHPHYQGQGGSSRSSLSGALNAAAVAGAAAAAQAQSFNVLLSRTHNEAGRGVGAGLDSGPVGNPSPPHPLVQQQQQQRSAINPPPPGIVSSVTLGAAVSPPPLLEMYSGRSTIPYCGSPPFSVRRSEAAYSNRQHYQPQPHQGHQAPQNQMHAHIHPPHRASALVATSLTPAPPYPVHQNLWYRQQSIQELHRRHMTPTPIDLSSNAPLLTSSLRNGYMHSICNCVHARSGPVSSLDPAYYPPYDAGAVGSAAPPPPPQSQGSSISIAGSAGSTGAPPMLRIPTQAQTSPPPSHLLQRQRAIHHHMFHHHYSPLHLEIGLATPLSLGSRILIGPPRPNRGATLETIERNTLPHKYRRVRRPSETDEDAEKCAICLTLFEIENDVRRLPCMHLFHTDCVDQWLVTNKHCPICRVDIETHMANDALASSSSGVTDAASSAAL, from the exons ATGGAGAACGAACAGGAGGAGTTGCGCCACCACCCACGGGTCACCATGTCGTTTTCAAGCCCTTCCGCTCAAGAAACCC ATTCCCCGCAGTTTATGATGCTACCTGACGGCTACATGCTGTTTAATCCATTTATGACGGCTCCAGTGCCACAGTCTACATCTCCATCCCCATCATCTTTCACCGCATTGGTGGCACCGCGTCGTGAGGTTTCCACTTCCTCCGGATATGAGCCTACTCCACCTGTTCGCTGTGAAAAGTGCAGCTTGGTATCTAATCTCTGTCGATGTCATTGTGCTGACTCCACTCAAAACCAGTCGCAAGACTCGTCGCCTCAGTTCGTGGAACTACCCTCGTCATCAACTGCCACTTCTAGAAACCGCCAGGCGGAACAGAAGAAGACTGAACCCCTTAATTTGCAACACGAGAGCGACGATGCTGCCGATGAGGTGGTAGTCTCCATTAATGGAACATGGCCAGCGGCCGCTATGGAGGAGCATGCCATGGATGCCACTGCGGTGGTGTACGAACAGCCCTCCAGTTCGCTGCAGCTGAGCAATAGCTTTGATGACGTTACGTCCAGTGCCTCGGACACGGAGCACGTCCAGTTCGCCAATACGCGTACCACCAACACCACCACGACTACATCGGCTGTGCAGGCGCATAAAAAGAAGCCAAATCGTTCAAGTGACGCCTCCTCGAATTCCTCCTCAAGCGGCAGTGGAGGATCAGGAGTAGAACTTGACGCAACACCCAGCACGAGTGCCCAAGCGCGAAGACAGCAAGTAGATCGATTTTCATATCGACGAGCTAGGGTTTTGGAACCGGAAAATGAGAGCAGTGACGATGGCTGGGACCTAAGGATGCATAACTCTGCCGCCCAGTCGGGACCTGCTGTTACCGTAATACGAGGCAATGGTAGGAGAGAAATCCAAGCAGACGGTCACGGGGATCACACATACTTTAATAGTCGTAGACCGGATAGCACGTACAGACCAGCTGCTTCCTGCTCCACGGCCACCCACACAACATGCAGCGTAGACTACGGATCTCGAATGCGCCAGAATACTGCATCGCCTTCGACAACTTCGACGGATCAGGATCAACTGGAGGCGGAACAGCCACAACCGCAACCAATGCGTCTATCAAGTGGACGGGGAAACTCTGGAGCATTGTGGAATCGGGCGCGTCCCACGGACGAATCAGCACCTCCGAGAAAGAATCCGCGATTAGACAACGAGAGGGAATCGCCGCCCAGTTCCTCAACGAAACTTTCGCCAACAAATTTCAATGCTTTTCAGCCGGGTAGGAGCAGACACCGCACGTTTGCCGAGCTGGGAACCAGCAATGCTGCTCGGCCATCGGATCAATCTTCAAACGGATCGTGTGTAATAACTTATGTGGGCAGGCCACGGGAGCGGCAGTCCACCGGAGAGCCGAACAATCTACCTTCAACGTCGTCAGGCAGGCGTGGAAATTTGAACAACTCCAACACGAATTCAAACCGGGGCGATGCTGTGCTGACTGCTCCAGATTTACAACTGGATGATTGGTCTTCCGACTCCAACGAAGATGATGATGACGTTGTCTTCGTACACTCCACACGGGAGCCGATACTCTCCATAGATCTCACCTCTGATGACGACGGTGGCATAGCCAATGAGAGGCCGCAACGGGAGGAAAGGGTGCGGCAAACACAGAATGGACGTAGCAGTGAGAGTGGAAGGGAAAGGCTACCGGAAGGTACACTCCAGGACGAACTTCGAAGAGAAATACAAAGGTGGGGAGGTCCAGAAAGAGACGAGGACTGGAATGCGTTGGATGCCCGCGATGAAAGGCGACCAATTTTTAATTACGCCTACCCCCTACCATATCCCCGTAGATCGGAACGCCGATCAGAGGCTGGTGAAGATGGAACGTCTGCTTTTGCGTTCTACAGCGGCGCTCTTGCCAATAGGCCTGCGATCACGGACCACAACTATAGCTATGAACTGGACCAGTTGCTGGATCACAGTTCCAGACATTATTATCCGCCTCCCCGCTGCTCCAGCATGGATCCGCAGCGCTACTTCCAGCCAATCAGTGAGCAGCCTCCCATGTGGGTACTTGGTACGCCACATCCACCACCTGCTCCCGGTCCTGTTCCAGCACCGGTTTCGGCGCCTCTTCCTCCACCAGAGAGCTTGGCCTCTGGGGCTGTCGCTTCCACGGCAAGCAGCTCCAACGGGTCCACATCCAGTTCCCAGCCAGTCCGCCGGAGACGCAGTAGTCCGGCGAATGTATACCACCGTTATCAGCCGTACTACGTTCCTCATTATGCAATAACCCCACTTCCCACCGTTATGGAGGCTGTTTACTCACCCAGCCCTCTTCAATCCCTGCCCTCGACACATTCCCATCCCCATCCGCACACCCATCCCCATTACCAGGGACAAGGCGGTAGCAGTCGGAGCTCATTGAGCGGAGCTCTCAATGCGGCAGCTGTTGCAGgcgcagctgcagcagcacaGGCGCAATCCTTTAACGTTCTCTTGTCAAGGACTCACAACGAAGCCGGAAGGGGGGTGGGAGCTGGGTTGGATAGCGGCCCGGTGGGAAACCCATCGCCACCACATCCGTTGgtccaacagcagcaacagcagcgaaGTGCTATTAATCCCCCGCCGCCGGGAATAGTTTCCTCTGTTACATTGGGAGCAGCCGTCTCGCCGCCACCACTCCTCGAGATGTACTCCGGCCGGAGTACCATTCCGTATTGCGGATCGCCGCCATTTAGCGTGAGAAGATCGGAGGCGGCGTACAGCAACAGGCAGCACTACCAGCCTCAGCCGCATCAGGGCCACCAGGCGCCGCAGAACCAAATGCATGCTCACATACATCCGCCGCACAGGGCCAGCGCTCTAGTGGCCACCTCGTTGACCCCAGCGCCGCCTTATCCAGTTCACCAAAACTTGTGGTACCGGCAACAGAGCATCCAAGAGTTGCACCGGCGACATATGACTCCCACACCCATTGATCTCTCCTCGAATGCGCCACTACTGACAAGCAGCCTGCGGAATGGGTACATGCACAGCATTTGCAACTGCGTCCATGCGCGAAGTGGTCCGGTTTCCAGTCTAGATCCTGCTTATTATCCGCCGTATGATGCTGGAGCTGTTGGATCAGCCGCTCCCCCGCCGCCACCCCAGTCGCAGGGCAGTTCGATTAGTATAGCCGGTTCCGCTGGGTCCACGGGAGCACCACCCATGCTTAGGATTCCGACACAAGCGCAGACTTCACCGCCGCCTTCGCATCTCTTGCAGCGACAGCGTGCGATTCACCACCACATGTTCCATCACCACTACTCCCCGTTGCATCTGGAAATTGGTCTGGCCACGCCCCTATCCCTAGGATCTCGAATACTTATTGGACCACCGAGGCCGAATCGCGGAGCCACTTTG GAAACCATCGAGCGGAATACTTTGCCCCATAAGTATAGGCGTGTGCGCCGGCCAAGTGAAACCGATGAGGATGCTGAGAAGTGCGCCATCTGTCTGACCCTCTTTGAAATTGAGAACGACGTTCG GCGCCTACCTTGCATGCATTTGTTCCACACCGACTGTGTGGACCAGTGGCTGGTCACCAACAAGCACTGCCCGATTTGTCGCGTCGACATCGAAACCCATATGGCCAATGATGCACTGGCCTCCAGTTCTAGCGGTGTCACGGACGCCGCCAGTAGTGCCGCCTTATGA